A genomic stretch from Limnobacter thiooxidans includes:
- a CDS encoding serine/threonine protein kinase: MNDHTVIQSAPAVSGNSGQQPLPVGALIEGFEIRGIIGLGGFGIVYEAWDPMLERQVALKEYLPGTLAMRLPTGEVQVRDERHRNTFDAGMRSFINEARLLAQFDHAALVKVYRFWEMSGTAYMVMPLYRGITLKQHHEQQEEPLAESTLVPWLVALTEALEVMHQQQCYHRDISPENIIIQENTGLPILLDFGAARRAIGHVSQPFTVILKASYAPIEQYAELPSLSQGPWTDVYALAAVAHFLMTGKTPPSSVGRMVNDSYTPLVEQENLPFSTALKKAVDRALAVQPGERTQCMRQFREALLNQQPDVLDLFSPPTQGDKLQPNLASPVNSRQNKQEYGQYWRCAAGAGLLSVLILISLPWILTGTQVEQPVLIPSETSSAKEPSPETLPNEETTSAMSKASPDVYGAFQAVLNRTHFALEIQPKETVLKIGEDLLRFGIVSPISGYVAVYVRSSDNTLIQLLPNARVPAIRIESGQLLELPPANEPIQAAGPEGLNQFLIVVTEQARDYAHLKLQDHYGFGLIEHSVQNLEGTSPCSSTSCRDQMAAGWFSVEEMD; the protein is encoded by the coding sequence ATGAACGACCACACAGTCATTCAATCAGCCCCAGCGGTGAGTGGGAACTCAGGCCAACAGCCCTTGCCTGTAGGTGCTCTGATCGAGGGCTTCGAGATCCGGGGGATCATCGGCCTGGGTGGCTTTGGTATTGTGTATGAAGCTTGGGATCCCATGCTGGAAAGGCAGGTGGCCTTGAAGGAATATCTGCCGGGCACGCTGGCGATGCGATTACCCACTGGCGAGGTTCAGGTTCGTGATGAGCGACATCGCAATACCTTTGATGCAGGCATGCGCAGCTTCATCAATGAGGCCCGTTTGCTGGCCCAGTTCGACCACGCAGCGCTGGTCAAGGTTTACCGCTTTTGGGAAATGAGTGGTACAGCGTACATGGTCATGCCACTGTACCGGGGCATTACCCTCAAGCAACATCATGAACAGCAAGAGGAACCACTGGCAGAAAGCACACTTGTGCCCTGGCTGGTTGCATTGACCGAGGCGCTTGAGGTGATGCACCAGCAGCAGTGTTATCACCGGGACATTTCGCCGGAAAACATCATTATTCAGGAAAACACAGGCCTGCCGATTCTGCTGGACTTTGGCGCAGCAAGGCGTGCCATCGGCCATGTGTCACAACCCTTCACCGTTATTTTGAAGGCGAGCTACGCGCCGATCGAACAATACGCCGAATTGCCTTCTCTGAGCCAAGGGCCGTGGACCGATGTGTATGCACTGGCTGCGGTTGCTCATTTTCTCATGACCGGTAAAACACCCCCGTCTTCGGTCGGTCGGATGGTCAATGACAGCTACACGCCGCTGGTGGAGCAGGAAAACCTGCCATTCAGTACGGCTTTGAAAAAGGCGGTGGACCGCGCCTTGGCCGTTCAACCCGGAGAGCGCACCCAATGCATGCGGCAATTTCGTGAGGCCTTGTTGAACCAGCAGCCTGATGTGCTGGATCTTTTCAGTCCACCCACGCAAGGGGATAAGTTACAGCCCAACCTTGCAAGCCCTGTGAATAGCCGACAGAACAAACAGGAATACGGACAGTACTGGCGTTGTGCAGCGGGCGCAGGCCTGTTGAGTGTGTTGATCCTGATTTCGCTGCCATGGATTTTAACCGGCACGCAGGTTGAACAACCGGTGTTGATACCTTCTGAAACTTCATCGGCAAAGGAGCCCTCACCGGAGACGTTGCCCAACGAGGAAACAACCAGTGCCATGTCGAAAGCGTCACCCGATGTGTATGGCGCTTTTCAGGCCGTGTTGAACCGTACCCACTTTGCGCTGGAAATTCAGCCCAAAGAAACCGTTTTAAAAATTGGTGAAGACCTGCTTCGGTTTGGTATTGTTTCGCCCATTTCAGGGTACGTGGCGGTGTACGTAAGATCTTCAGACAACACCTTGATTCAACTGCTGCCAAACGCGCGAGTGCCCGCCATTCGAATAGAGTCAGGACAGTTGCTTGAGTTGCCGCCAGCGAATGAGCCCATTCAGGCAGCAGGCCCTGAAGGCTTGAACCAGTTCCTGATTGTGGTCACTGAACAAGCTCGGGATTACGCACACCTGAAACTTCAGGATCATTACGGATTTGGCCTGATCGAACATTCGGTGCAAAATCTGGAAGGAACAAGCCCGTGCAGTTCAACAAGTTGCAGGGATCAAATGGCCGCTGGCTGGTTTTCAGTTGAAGAAATGGATTGA